Below is a genomic region from Papilio machaon chromosome 11, ilPapMach1.1, whole genome shotgun sequence.
aaaaataaattaaactgttcggatattttttttttgtcaacatCATTTTGCTTTTTACACAAATTTGCAATCTAGCTACGATATGGCTTTCTACTTATATCTAAACATTACACTTGACTtcatataatttcatattaatatctTGTTCTTAATCTTTTagtatataacttaaaaaaaattaagttctcAACAACTTAGGTTCCTAAGTAGTTCTCAAAAACCTATGTTCTCAACAACTTAGGTTCCTAAGTAGTTCTCAAAAACCTAAGTTCTCAACAACTTAGGTTCCTAAGTAGTTctcaagaatttaaaaattattgaattcaAAATGTGACAGTTTTAACAAGTTTTTACTATAAGAGATCAACGGGAAGAGTCAAGTGCCTTGTTTAGATGCAACTAAAATATGtacgaaaataaaactaacaggCATAGGTtcgaaattaaagaaatccATGTGGTGATAGGCTGAATAATCAACGGTTTGGTTAATATACGGAGGTTGAGGTTCAATCTTTTCGTTATTCTTCATTGGATTTTTCTCCGTACTCTTCATATCATCTCCTTTCTTATTCCGTCCTTTAATCCCTTGTTTTCTAGTTATATTACCTATTGCATACAACACAGTCTTTGTACTATCCattccattaaaataaatatattaaacgaaaacaaacaaacaaatcgcACCTATTTGTTGTAACATTTGGCTGAGAGACAAGAACTGTGAGCTGGTACGTGAGAAACGGTAAGGTGGTGCCCAAGGACGTATCTCCTCGATAGGTAAGGGTTCCAACTGATCATAGCTCACTACACGTTTCTCCCCCAACTCTTCAATGAATACAAGACACGGCCCACCATCAGGGCTCATCTCTTGTATATGACAGTGGTACGGAACTGACTGATCTGTTTGCAGCTTGCAAAGACATTTTACACCTACTTGTAATGTGGTACCATCAGAATATCTAGCTCCATAACGAAACTCTGTAAAATGTATAGACCTTATAGAATATAACAATaacgaagaaattaaaattattattaggttATATAGTAATTTCACCTAAGCTAAACTATGCGTTATTAACCATTTTTaacgaaaacaattttttcctATACCaaataaagatttctttttgtataattaataaattacctcTTCTTAGTTCACTCCAGACATCAAATTCAATATTACGATAAATATCAGGATCTAAAGCTTTTGCTACTTTATACGGGAATGGTGTGATCCCATTATCGAGCAAGTCTTTAGCACTGTTCACATTCAAacaatttatacaaacattttcaagCTGAATAAGACTACGGTTGAACACAAAAATACTCAGCGATTCTTTCAAAAGGCTGCCTCTTTCAATATCTTCAGTATGATGCTTGCATTTCAATGCAAccgcattattatttttgtctttatcATCATCGCTAATAGTCTCTATGAAAATTTTAGCTCTATCCTTTTGTTTCTTTCTACGTTCTACATTTTCAGACATAAAGTACTCAATATGATTTGATGGAATTTTGTCATGAAGCATTTTGTCAACAGCATAAGGGAGgtctttaattttgtaaacaccATCATAAAGAATCTCATAAACCAGTGCTAtaagtgataaaaataaagatttataaaaggaaatcatataaaatcataatgaataaaaatcaagTACAGTAAAGTtattgcaaaattttaaatgtaaataaattgtcacTTACATTGACAAAATGATGATGTGTTAATGAATTCTTTCGTATACACAGCATCAAAATGCTTTGTATCGggggaataaaataaataaatagtattgCCGTAACCATTGCAAATTTTTGTTTGAGGGCCTTTGTTGgcttcaaaaataacaaaatcacGTCTgaaaacattcatttaaagACAAATTAAGCTTTTgattctttatataaaacatttaattgatGTCAAAACAACATTCTTACCTATACAGGTGGCTCATTGCAGATATTTCAATAAGACCACCCCATTCAGACGGATTTGACATCTctttaagataattttcaaatgaacaaTTCAAGgactatgaaataaaaatgaaaatttatgtaacaaactaaaaattaataaagtaatataaaaaaacgaatgaaaataaacagtgCATTAAAACCTACCCCTTCAAAGAGGTGTCTTTTAGCAGACATGAACTGAACACAATCAATGCGCACTTTGTGAAAATAACGCTgagtgttataaatattttcagacaCTGTTCTGAACAGACAGCTGGAATCCCTAGCTGtatgttttcgaaaaaaaCCCATTTCATCTAGCCATCTATCGGGTTCAGAGGAGCGCTTATTAACTTTCCAAGGCACTCTGTATCGAACGGGGGATGGCGGCATTTTAACAAACTGCTAGCGATCTGTagataaacaataacaattgaCGCCtatcaaaagaaaatacagATCAAACTTTCGCGAGCGCCAGctatacacaaataaaaatcttttaataaaaaatcgattatttaaCAGGGACCATATCGTAACTACATTGTCTTGCAAATGCAAATGGATGTTTTGTTGTTCAGTGTACATTATACAACACGTGCAGAGATATCGCAATATAGATGttgtttacttaataataattcacttacctaaataatattttccaacAGTCAGCATCAGTGACAAACCAACCAAAAGGTGAGAAGCgctgtattatttattgcaaGGAAAAAATTGCACGTGCCAAAACCAAACCGTCAACAGCCGGCGGGAAGCGGGAAGGAAAATCAAAGTTCCATCAAAAATAGCATTTTTGCGTAATTGTtgccatataaaaaaaggagCTCAAgatgttttattgattttgaaacaaaaattggATAAAAACTGTTGTAAGATCTCtgtattttaatagtattttacaataattatgcaGTGTTtgataaataagtatattatataaaataactttctcTGTTAACAATTCTTAGTAGTGTTGCGGACCTAATCAACTTATGGTCAATTTAACGGTACggtagttttgttttaatataaaagtaagtatCTATCTGTTTCCTTTAATGTACATAATgaatttttcacaatttttagcgAAATATAATAgtgtatatgaaaaaaaaaatcgacattaactaaataaacttgACTTCTACTACCAAAATacctgtacaaaaacattttttaagtacaatcctcctcaaattaaaaattcgcCCCTAGTGCTTTAACTGTTGTTAGAATGACTTCATCGATCGGGGCTACACCGAAACAAGTCACCGAGAAGATAGGCGTTCTTGCGTTTAATCTATGGTACCGAGAGCCATATGCCTGGCCGGGCCTTTTTCGTTTCATAAAGAGGAAAGTTTGTAAGGGACAGGATTGGGCGAGGGAATGTCTAGAAAAAGGCAGTACATGGCCATTTAGAAATATTGACTTATTAATCAATAAACATCgatattgaaaaaagttttttgtagAGTTTTTTGCAAGGAATAAAACGGCATGAAATGAGTAATTACTTCTTATATTGATAGCCCTTTTACCCTTTAAGATTATATGTTTTCCAATTGGTTTGTCTATGGTTCATATTATGAAAGCGATATAAGATTCGCTTCGTTAGTCCTTAAAATTAGGAGTCGTTAAAGtaggtaaataaaacacactgtgttttttctttttttatttataaaaaagcacCGTCTGTAAAACGTACAAATCGtcgataaaatgtttttattggcATCTTCAGCATATTAATATAGTGAAAAATTATTGTGGATTAACACAATGCagtataaattcaatataaaattattgttcgTATTATTAGAGAACACTATTGCTTCGACTATTGTTACATAACACAGACTCCTTAGCATTCCGGTAGATAATTGAGCATTTATATTGCgttaaaatattacctttaTCAAACGAATAAAATCATAtgattaaaacaaagaaatcattttttttgtaatttttttcaaatattttcacaacTACActccagtatttttttttaatctgaacTATTTCAAATTCGATGCACGATTCTCTCAGTCGTCTAATTAATCTTAAGTAAAAAATGGAGAACACAAGCACACGAAAGcaaaagattattttcaaacataaataaattttcagttaTCATGGAGTGCAGTGTCTCcaacctaaaataaaaatcagtacagaatcttaattaatatcttcaaatataaattaaataaaatgctcataaaatacacttattacatattatatcatGTTAAAAGTGACATAGAAAATTTGGTTCTTAAATACTAATGATAAATGACCAGTTTACGAAGCCCGTTTCCATTTTTCCACAGACTGGAGACAGGAGATGTGTAAACACGGAAGCCCGGGCGACGAACAGTACAAACGAGACTATAATATCGTCTCTTACAAAAAAGTTCATAAAACTACTTCACCATAGACAAAAATAGttgtactattattttatcagCCTTGTTCTTGTTCTCGTgttgtcttaatttttaatctatggaTACCggttgaatttaaaaagtaaatgtgaCAGTTGCGttcgaaatttgaatttgtaaatgttttaaaattaacggACGACGCAAACGGGCCTGTTACTTATAAGAAACTTATACAGATACTAAAATACGGCGATACTAGCGATATATGAGTGcggttaattaatttgtaggCGTTCAGGCCGTCTTCTCCTGCTCGATGATGTCCTTGGTGGGCAGGGGGTTCTTTTCGCACGTCTCCGTGTGCTTCAACTTGGCCGGGTCGAAATTCTCGATGCCGTTCAGGAACTTGTTCTTTTCCTTCTCCGCTTCGATAGCTGTTTCAAGAAATGGTTGGGGTTAATTAGATTGGAGGGgagtttttattctaaaattatgtaatatagtgaataaaaattgaaatattgatataaacagtttttatacATAAGAGAGGTCCCTtgtaaatactattttgtattaaaatgtcaataatatcattttttttcgaataatCCATGTTAATTGACAGAGGGGCGCTAGTTGGTTGccaaaatttagtttttctttactCTTATCGGTATGTATTTGGTATTAATTTAGGTAAATCCAAAACAAAGCTAACTGTTACAAAGActaattataagttttaaacgggatgtctatggacagcagTTACTCCGCTGTTCTGGCGAATATAAAAGGCCGCTTGCTCTTTTGCGgccttgtaattttaattatcaatttagataatcaataaacaaagaaatatttcatttcagttCAATTCATCAgcataaatagtaaaaaaataaacctagATAATAAAAGCTACGCATAATGCACAGATTATATATAAAGAGCAAAACCAAAAAGCGGTAAAAACCTTCTTTGGGCGGCAATGGGTTCTTTTCTTCCGTTGTGGTGTGCTTCATCTGGGTCTTGTCAAAATGTTCGACACCATCGAGGAGGTTCTGATGAGCTTTCTCAGCGGCGACAACTGGCATAAGCAAAACCGTGCAGCAAAATAATGTAAGGTCATAAGCTGAGTACAACATGCGAGTTGAATGGGTAAGGGAAATtcgtaactatttttaaaaaaatcctgtCATTTCTCAATGTATAAATTTCGTAGTGATTTTGGTATTATATGAAAGCGTGAAGTGACACCATTCACTAACCAGCATATTCACATTTGAATTTGTAAAACCTTTGTAAACGGTTACATCacgaatgtatttttttaatctataataatttttctgatgttttattttccctCACCCTTACAACTGTCACACATAAATGCAAGTCTTATTAAaggaacaaataataaatgtgaaaaatattttttaaagcaaatatacaataaaaattgcatgccattaacataaacaaataatttgaacaaaattaacattcatgttgcaatttttaagcaaataatttgcattatattttaaaatatactaagaAAACGGTAAACAAGTGCAAATAATGCTGTGTCATTTTTGTAGGAATGCATCGTGCTAATAAATTCGTAAGACATACCATCTTTATCAGGAAGCGGATTCTTTTCCTGCGTTTCTGTGTGTTTCAGTCTGCTTGCATCGAACTTTTCAATGCCGTCAAATAACGACTTTTGGGTTTTTTCGGCGGCAACATCTGAAAACCAtggacaatatttatttttttaattggctAAACCAATTCTTTTATtacactattttaaattaaataacacactattttaaataattaataatgaactaCCAAAACGACGACAAAaaagaacacatttttttcatgCTACATTTAGGATTATTTGATGAAcataattactaatttttgACATTGTTAAGTTCTAAATGAGTTCaatgatttgttaaataaagttatatgaacaattttaattgagGTTTTCATTGTTAGAAGTAGCGAAAGCGTATAATCTATGTGACCTGCAAACACGGCTGTTATTCTGTCCGCGCACACAAAATACCTAATGCGTTTGGTAGTACAACTTTTTCCACTGTATCTGTCTTCCTTAATACTGAAGGTTGGAATTTCTCTAAGTCTTGAAGGAGCGCTGTGTGCTGTTTCTCTTGAGCTATGTCtggtgtaaaattaaattatgctaGACTAGATTATTTCTAACTCATTCTATCAAAATCTACGAATTTATATCTCATAAGTGCTCAAAAAAAAGATAAGCGTTTTTTAGGGTATAACTAAGTGCGTATTTCCACGTAGCTGTTAGCCGCTTGTCTCTGGCCACAGGTGGATCTTATTTTGTACATTAGTCGTGATCTCTCCAGTGGAGTTGCCTATTATTTGAGGTTTCGGCCATTTTGAATTGCCATAAAGATAGTTGAGGTGATTACCTTCTGCAGATGGCAGCACAATCTTCTCGTTGGTGTCGACGTCACGGAGGCAGCCAGTGTTGAAGCTCTCCAGCTGGCTCTTGAGGTCGTTGGC
It encodes:
- the LOC106714636 gene encoding thymosin beta isoform X1, translating into MACSVSDTPALKDLPKVANDLKSQLESFNTGCLRDVDTNEKIVLPSAEDIAQEKQHTALLQDLEKFQPSVLRKTDTVEKVVLPNALDVAAEKTQKSLFDGIEKFDASRLKHTETQEKNPLPDKDVVAAEKAHQNLLDGVEHFDKTQMKHTTTEEKNPLPPKEAIEAEKEKNKFLNGIENFDPAKLKHTETCEKNPLPTKDIIEQEKTA
- the LOC106714636 gene encoding thymosin beta isoform X3, which gives rise to MACSVSDTPALKDLPKVANDLKSQLESFNTGCLRDVDTNEKIVLPSAEDIAQEKQHTALLQDLEKFQPSVLRKTDTVEKVVLPNALDVAAEKTQKSLFDGIEKFDASRLKHTETQEKNPLPDKDAIEAEKEKNKFLNGIENFDPAKLKHTETCEKNPLPTKDIIEQEKTA
- the LOC106714636 gene encoding thymosin beta isoform X2; amino-acid sequence: MACSVSDTPALKDLPKVANDLKSQLESFNTGCLRDVDTNEKIVLPSAEDVAAEKTQKSLFDGIEKFDASRLKHTETQEKNPLPDKDVVAAEKAHQNLLDGVEHFDKTQMKHTTTEEKNPLPPKEAIEAEKEKNKFLNGIENFDPAKLKHTETCEKNPLPTKDIIEQEKTA
- the LOC106714636 gene encoding thymosin beta isoform X4, giving the protein MACSVSDTPALKDLPKVANDLKSQLESFNTGCLRDVDTNEKIVLPSAEDVAAEKTQKSLFDGIEKFDASRLKHTETQEKNPLPDKDAIEAEKEKNKFLNGIENFDPAKLKHTETCEKNPLPTKDIIEQEKTA